In one window of Kosmotoga arenicorallina S304 DNA:
- the atpC gene encoding ATP synthase F1 subunit epsilon: protein MSLNVKILTPYGIKWSGMAEYLSFRTIEGGMGVLPKHAPLLVKLSVDLVEIRTSEGARLVFVIHGGYLLNTREGATIVADAVEKPEDIDIHRAEEKMSRAREILKIEKDARERARIDAKLQRHMLRIRVFKERVHGSGTK, encoded by the coding sequence GTGTCTCTTAATGTAAAAATACTGACGCCTTATGGAATAAAGTGGAGTGGTATGGCTGAATACCTTTCCTTCAGAACGATTGAAGGAGGCATGGGTGTTTTGCCAAAACATGCTCCCTTGCTGGTCAAATTGTCCGTCGATTTAGTAGAGATAAGAACCTCTGAAGGTGCCAGGCTTGTTTTTGTAATTCATGGTGGATATCTTTTAAACACGCGCGAAGGTGCAACAATAGTTGCTGATGCCGTTGAAAAGCCCGAAGACATAGACATCCATCGCGCAGAAGAAAAAATGTCAAGAGCCAGGGAAATACTGAAAATTGAAAAGGATGCAAGAGAAAGGGCGCGAATCGACGCAAAGCTTCAAAGGCATATGCTTAGAATCAGGGTATTCAAAGAAAGAGTGCATGGAAGCGGTACAAAATAA